The Bacteroidota bacterium genome includes a region encoding these proteins:
- a CDS encoding DUF3276 family protein, giving the protein MVRFDFPGYTRNFERPKTPCVAHQPGGEAVENRTELYTQRVRAGKRTYFFDVKSTKSSEQYITITESKRVGETDYEKHKVFLYQEDFDKFIDALHQTMDFIKSDPSQQEFRHAHHQLTESD; this is encoded by the coding sequence ATGGTCCGGTTTGATTTTCCCGGGTATACACGTAATTTTGAGCGCCCAAAAACGCCGTGTGTTGCGCATCAGCCGGGAGGAGAAGCAGTGGAAAACCGCACCGAATTGTATACCCAACGGGTTCGCGCCGGAAAGAGAACTTACTTTTTCGACGTCAAATCAACCAAGTCTTCCGAACAATATATCACCATCACTGAAAGCAAGAGGGTCGGCGAAACCGACTATGAAAAACACAAGGTTTTCCTCTATCAGGAAGATTTTGATAAATTCATTGATGCACTTCACCAGACCATGGATTTCATTAAAAGTGATCCATCCCAACAGGAATTCCGGCACGCTCATCACCAGCTAACCGAATCCGACTAA